A single genomic interval of Sebastes umbrosus isolate fSebUmb1 chromosome 9, fSebUmb1.pri, whole genome shotgun sequence harbors:
- the LOC119494626 gene encoding BEN domain-containing protein 4 gives MHEEGKPSQTVTDLILQPVTPALPQISFSDAVDTWMDGEMDGEMQPADEGPCAQKMCRQQQQQQQRGPFSSLKTFQSSKRSAAKSRFDRSAMVEVPLFGDGHHFTFHPEQHYHFQAHHHNQHHQRLQQLHQSSSQQLHLSSSQQHHPTPQQQDRFPCENRPSSRVPTSTSAAVASSPGTQQRRSISGRAEPRFSPDCTYGISSENRLILDAFAQQCSRVLSLLNNGRLLEPPSSSTSSSFTSNIKLEDVPGEAQRLHCSSLGKTKPEESSSTTTDPEEEAQQSHLNQQQTSAVLRIFTDSLQNYLLSGPQQQQQHLAAGLEDEQCPSAEPGSGVSPPRHNLGGWGSPTPSESYGHPSSTLPEEDEEEENCCPRCLELEQEVLSLQQENEELRNKLENFPVPCQNVLDYFKTVLEFHNQLVQPMPEEQLTEEEERQTVFEGSKQLLENYPLFISNKQWDEAVNSSKKDGRRLLRYLIRFVFTTDELKFSCGLGKRKRSVHSGDPGLERRPLNPVKVSCLREFIRMHCASNPDWWMPSEEQINKVFSDAVGHARQGRAVGTFLGSSDSSTSSLYIDGFDGHLSQDELYLKGCQNGQSD, from the exons ATGCATGAGGAGGGGAAACCGAGCCAGACAGTGACGGATCTGATCCTGCAGCCTGTCACACCAGCACTTCCACAAATAAGCTTTTCCGACGCTGTGGACacctggatggatggagagatggatggagagatgcaGCCTGCAGATGAAGGACCGTGCGCCCAGAAGATGTGCcgacaacaacagcaacagcagcagcgagGTCCGTTCAGCAGCCTGAAAACCTTCCAGAGCAGCAAACGCTCTGCAGCCAAGTCTCGCTTTGACAGGTCGGCTATGGTCGAGGTGCCTCTGTTTGGAGACGGACATCACTTCACTTTCCATCCAGAGCAGcattaccatttccaggcgcacCATCACAACCAACACCACCAGCGTCTGCAGCAGCTCCACCAgtccagcagccagcagctccacctgtccagcagccagcagcatcACCCGACGCCTCAGCAGCAGGATCGTTTCCCATGTGAGAACAGGCCCAGCAGCAGGGTCCCGACATCCACCTCGGCGGCGGTGGCATCATCTCCTGGTACCCAGCAGAGGCGCTCCATCAGCGGCAGAGCAGAGCCCAGGTTCTCCCCAGACTGCACCTATGGTATCAGCTCAG AGAATCGTCTCATCCTGGATGCCTTCGCCCAGCAGTGTAGCCGAGTCCTCAGCCTCCTCAACAACGGCCGCCTCCTGGAgcccccctcttcctccacctcctcctccttcacctccaACATCAAGCTGGAAGACGTGCCAGGAGAGGCACAGCGGCTTCACTGCTCCTCACTGGGGAAGACCAAACCTGAAGAGagctcctccaccaccacagaCCCAGAGGAGGAGGCCCAACAAAGCCATTTGAACCAACAACAGACCTCTGCCGTGCTCCGCATCTTCACAGACTCCCTACAGAACTATCTGCTCTCAgggcctcagcagcagcagcaacatctgGCTGCCGGTCTGGAGGATGAGCAGTGTCCGTCGGCGGAGCCCGGCTCAGGGGTGTCTCCTCCAAGACACAACCTGGGAGGCTGGGGCTCGCCGACTCCGTCAGAGTCCTACGGCCACCCGTCGTCCACGCTGcctgaggaggatgaggaggaggagaactgCTGTCCACGCTGCctggagctggagcaggaggTGCTGTCTCTGCAGCAGGAGAACGAGGAGCTCCGCAACAAGCTGGAGAATTTCCCAG TTCCTTGTCAAAATGTCCTCGACTACTTCAAGACCGTCCTTGAGTTTCACAACCAGCTGGTCCAGCCGATGCCAGAGGAGCAGCTCACCGAG GAAGAAGAACGGCAAACAGTGTTTGAg GGCAGTAAGCAGCTCCTGGAGAACTACCCTCTCTTCATCTCTAACAAGCAGTGGGACGAAGCCGTCAACTCCTCCAAGAAAGACGGCAGGCGGCTGCTGCGCTACCTGATTCGCTTCGTCTTCACCACGGACGAGCTCAAGTTCTCCTGCGGTTTGGGCAAAAGGAAGCGTTCAGTCCACTCAGGAGATCCTGGCCTGGAGAGACGACCGCTCAACCCTGTCAAAGTCAGCTGCCTCAGAG AGTTCATCCGGATGCACTGTGCCTCAAACCCAGACTGGTGGATGCCGTCAGAGGAGCAGATCAACAAAGTGTTCAGCGACGCCGTCGGTCACGCTCGCCAGGGTCGAGCAGTCGGCACGTTCCTGGGCAGCAGCgacagcagcaccagc
- the shisa3 gene encoding protein shisa-3 homolog, with product MVRLLSCLLLGYLTWNLRISDAQGEYCHGWLDSSGNYHDGFQCPEDFDTMDATVCCGSCALRYCCAAADARLDQGGCTNDREVDNTEYAAQPIYVPFLMVGSIFVAFVVVGSLVAVYCCTCLRPKQPTQQPIRFSLRSCQGETIPMILTSAPPSLRAPSRQSSTATTSSSSAGGGSSMRRFSLGGQGQQQHGCLVSATVSSSASTPTQTPQTLSPLPPPPYTSPPAPMSGGMQHQLPPTHTHTQLQLHQPSQSFLLPQQYFFPLQPDAFSAAKGFADFGQS from the exons ATGGTGCGCCTGCTGAGCTGCCTGCTGCTCGGATATCTGACCTGGAATCTGCGGATCTCGGACGCGCAGGGGGAGTACTGCCACGGCTGGTTGGACTCTAGTGGGAATTATCACGACGGCTTCCAGTGTCCGGAGGACTTTGACACGATGGACGCCACCGTGTGCTGCGGCTCCTGCGCGCTGCGCTACTGCTGCGCCGCCGCGGACGCGCGACTGGACCAGGGAGGCTGCACCAACGACCGGGAGGTGGACAACACCGAGTATGCAGCGC AGCCCATCTACGTGCCCTTCTTAATGGTGGGAAGCATCTTTGTCGCCTTCGTCGTGGTCGGCTCTCTGGTGGCCGTCTACTGCTGCACCTGCCTGCGGCCCAAGCAGCCGACCCAGCAGCCCATTCGCTTCTCCCTGCGTAGCTGCCAGGGCGAAACCATCCCCATGATCCTCACCTCCGCTCCCCCGAGCCTCCGCGCCCCGTCGCGACAGTCCAGCACGGCCACCACCAGCTCCAGCTCGGCCGGAGGCGGCAGCTCCATGCGGAGGTTTTCTCTCGGAGGTcaggggcagcagcagcacggctGCCTGGTGTCTGCCACCGTCTCCTCCTCGGCCTCCACCCCCACCCAGACCCCTCAGACTCTGTCTCCGCTTCCACCTCCCCCTTACACATCCCCACCAGCACCCATGTCAGGAGGCATGCAGCACCAGCTGCCccccacccacacccacacccagcTACAGCTCCACCAGCCCTCTCAGAGCTTCCTCCTGCCTCAGCAGTACTTCTTCCCCCTGCAGCCCGACGCCTTCTCGGCGGCCAAGGGCTTCGCCGACTTCGGGCAGAGCTGA